Within Coffea arabica cultivar ET-39 chromosome 4e, Coffea Arabica ET-39 HiFi, whole genome shotgun sequence, the genomic segment AAATATTCAATATTAACCCTCTTTGATATGTAAAACAAATTAAATACTAAAAAGTCACCTATCACCATTGTTTGTTGGATGAAAATTTCAAGTTAGatttttacaagaaaaattaAGTCATGTTTTGAAAGTTTTCTTTTCTGGTACTTCGGAcatttttttggttaattaatttttaaaaatacttGTTTTAACAAATGCCTCCCCAATCGGTTGGTCGACTTTTAAATCGATAAATCCAgtcaaaaaatttgaaaatgaagTATAATGCACTAGATTATATGACGTTAGAGTTTTAGAATAAAGAAGTATCACCAAAAAaagaattttcatttttctcttttaaactcATTTTCACTTAAAATTTGTATAGTTTATGAAAGCTATCTCAGTTCTTTCATAGCACCAAGGGAGGTAactataatttttcaaaccttgGGGAAAGTGGCCATGATTATCagaaacttcaagggaggtttttgacaTCATcccttgttttttgttttttttttttttgttgggggtcCTAAAAAGATTAAGAGGAGGGAACCCTACTGAACTGAATCCTCATTTTAAtgtaaactattttttttggggtccCAAAAGGTGAAATAGGAGGAGAAGGTTACACCATTTCAAGGTCAGAGCAGACTACTAACTAacacatttttttaataatttatggTAATTCTTTCAATCACCTATCAATGAAATTAAGAATAAGCCGAATCAATCCGGTTAGCAATGCAGGCGAATAGAAACAATGATGTTGTgaacaagaaaattcacatcCCACGTTATTTACTGAGTCATTAATTGGATATCGAAATTTACAAGTTTGAATCCAATTTCTAATATACCCCGAGACAATAAAAAGACAATTAGGGAGTTTTATTCTTTTTATCTCCGCATcgagtatttattttttttatgaaaaataaataGGAGTTATGCCCTCCCCTCCCGTGTGATAGATTGgattgggggaaaaaaaaaagtgaacctATATGTTTGTGATGCGACGAAGTAAGAGATTGGAAAAGATGGTAGTTTCATAGGGACTACCATAGAGCATGGCAAGGGTAAAAGTCAAGTACAAGCTGACACATTGCATGATTCTAGCCCATTCCTTCCAACTTCTTTTGTAGCACGAAACGGCTAAGGTCTAACTTTTCCCATCCTCACTTGAGTCAATTCAACTAGAAAATTTTACCAAGTCAATTCGTTACCCCTTTTTTCCCTCCATCTGGGCACAGTCCATTTCATTCCACCTATGTTATATTATATGGTCCTTGTCACAGAAAGAATTTTGCAATCCTAACGACGGCTTAAATCTTCCTAATACACATTTCGTAAGTGTGACGAAAATGTTAATGACACTTCAtctcttttataattttttataaaagaatttgaagaagtgcatagtggaaGGTCAATTTTTTTATCGTCAGCCTTTTAACAgtaacttataatttactatTCTTTAGAATTTACTAGTTGTTCCATTTTGATTGGTCCATCGGCTTCCATCTTTTGCATGTTGATAGCTTGTATTCTTTTATTATATGGTTTCAATTCCTATTTGTATCgataaaagagagaaaaagatttGCAGTTGCTACATGGGCTCATCAATTTTAAATTACCATAGACAAAATATGAACCACAGAGTTCAAGAGTTGACTCACATAAAAGCGTTGCACTTAATAAAAACAGACTACtactgggtttgtttggataagaggttatttaaaatatttatttgaaataattactgtaatattttttatgatgtgatgtatgtaaaataaaaaattatttatataatataagcaaaacaaaatttaaaaaacttttttttttaaatcttgtaATCCAAACACGCCCAGATACGGTTAAGGAGGCAGAGAAAATTAGGAATATACCGGACCAGTATCAATAATGATccccaaaagaaaacaatttcatTGACCGACAATTAGcagtttcatttttctttttcgagtATAACATTTTATCTTTTCGAGTTAAACATTTTTACAAATGATCCTTAATAGAGGAATAGGGGATGGAAGATGAACCCAACTAAAGAATccgaaaaaaaatatattttaagaaATTCTGGactcaaaataaattaaatcacttttaaaaatattttaagaaATTCCGGACACGAAATATAGATACAAGAGGTTTCGAATCTCTTACCTACACGCTCTAGCTCAGTTGGCTAATTAGCAGTTTCTTGGTTCGATTGTGAaacctcttctttcttttcatttctttttctctttgtttgttTAGCTTgaaccggaaaaaaaaaaaaagaaatttagtaCATCGATGCATCATTTGAACAGCAAAAAGAGACACAATATAGTAATACAGACCAGATCTACCTATATTCCAGGGAAAAGACATCATGATGTGATAGTATTAATACTAGTTAAATAGGCagattaagcaaaaaaaaaaaaatctaaaattgatCATCATCAAGAATCAGCTAAGTATCAATAATGAATCAAGTTTAGCTAGTGAGATCAAGATGAAAATCACTACTAGATCAATAGCAATAGTGTGTCAAAACTAGTGAGTAGCCATTCTTCTTGTTTATTATGTTCTTCTTGATGGAAAGTTTTACACACACCAAATCACACCAtaaaaaacacacacaaaacAGGAAGAGTGTTCAAAATCAGTTCGTGGTAGCAGATCCCATTAAACACAAGAGAGTCAAGCCAAGAAGATCTTCTTGGACTTCTTTGTCGGGGACCAAACAGTTGATACAACCAGCTTTGATGTTGTTCCACAAAAAACCAAAAATAGTTcactaaaacaaaacaaggaacAAAAAACTATTAACAATTTCAACTGTTCGTATCGATCCTCGCATGTCCTCGTCTCTCTTTTTCTGCATTAAAAACTCAAAATATTACTGCATcttaattagtttttttttttcgggccTGATTTTCAGCGACCGAGTGAAAGAGCAGCCTTAGTATCCAATCTCCATGCAAAGCCATGGCCACCACCCAGTCTCCACACATCACACGGAAGAGTCAGGGAACTATTCCCCTTTCCGCACGTGACCACCCTCACCCTGCACGTGAACGCCGGCCAGTTCTTTGGTGGCAGCTCAAATCCTTCCTTCATTACCAGCCAGACCAGCACCTCCGACGACGACGACTCCGCCTCCTCCTGGCCCACAACCATCGCCCGGTACGCCCTGTTAACCCAAACTACCCTACTCATGCCCTCCGTTACAAACCCCGGACACGTGTCCCGATCTAGATTCATCAGCTTCTCCTGGTCCGTACACCCCAGTCCTCCACCGTACACATCATCCAACCCAACCCCAGCCCATGTTTCAGTTACGCATTCCACCCTCACCCACGTCCCCACCACCCTGACCGGCTGGCCCACCATCCCACCCGCCTTCCCATCCCGCTGGGACGACCCTCCACCCTCAAAATTCAACCACATAGGGACTTTTGCTTTCTCAACGCCGCGAGAAGAAGCCCCTCTTGCCGGACGCTCCTGGGACGAAGAGGAAGACCGTTGTTTCGTCTCAGGAGTCTCCGGCAACAAAGGTAGAGTGACAACTCCAACCCCAACACCGTCTCCACCGGATACCGATCCAGTGGAGACGGTGCTTCTACCGCCATTCATCGACTCGTTTTCTTCGGGAGAGGGGGATTTTCTCTTCCTTGCGCACTTACACTTCTTTGTCACCCCACCATTACTAAAACTAGCAATCTTCTTCTTACCACTATTTCTTACGTACCTTCTTTTTGCTCGGCCGGTTTTCACGTAAGCTCCACTGTTCTCCGCCGTAGAGCTCCCCGAACACGAGCTGTTTGTAGCCGGCTTCGGCGCGATCGGCCGATATCTCAGCATTATACGGTCCATCTTCGACATATCGTACGTATTTCCAGCATATCTAGCTATGCAACACCCTCCTCTTCCATCCATTTACTcacaaaaattcttttttttttgggtggtaaaaaaaaaaaacgaaagttgaaagttgaaaccCTTCACAAGGGTGAGAGCTGATAAAGGAAGGAGAAGGAGGATTGGATATATAAAGGCAAAGAGCAGGAGAGTCCGACGCGTGTGAGAACTGCTCCAACACGTGTGAGGGGAATGGTACGAACAGAAGAAGAGGTGATTGGTTGGAAGAGGAGACGTGGCGCTGGTACAAATGGGCCCCACGTGAAGAGGATGCATAAAGGGGTCCCACGTGAAGGTTGCCGTGATTGGGCCCCACGGGAGGACCAATCAGAAACAAGGGAGTGTCCTTAAGTACTAGGGGGCTAAAGGAGGGGGCCACGTAATGGGGTGTCTCATCGGTGCCTAGAGGATCGTGTAAGAAGGGATTGTGGAAGTTCCAGAAAAGGGACACGTGGGCGAATCGCAGTTTGGTAGGAAGGCTAAAAGTCGAAAGCCTTGGGGTTTCTTTGATTTGATTGCTCCACGTGGACGGTGGACGAGGACAAGATTTATGGACTCTAAATGGGTATCTTAACTGGATTTTATTCAACTTCTCCAGGACCATTAATTCCACTAATGTCCACtttgctctttttcttttctctctctctctctttttgtttttaagTACCACATTTTACGGTTCCATTGAAAATCAAGAGTAGATTTATCCTATAATTGTTAGATGCCATAACATTAGGAATGTTTACTGTAGCAGTTAGATATTTCATTGTTTAGAATAATAGTATAACATTTTTTGTAACGAAATGTGcgaaaaaaatgatttgaaaatataaaaaataacaaaatatatgTGTAATTAACTTATTGTAACTATTAAAGTAAAccttttatataatttttagatttgTTTAACGAGTGCCCTTTTCGAATgttaaatttttagaaatataagattaattaaaaaaaagcgtataaatgcaagaaaaaataacaattaTTAGTATGTATATATACCTGGTAGATTGAGTAAAACATATGTGTGTTAGCGAGTATTCATTGAGCACCTATTAAAAAACtccgtaatttttcaataaCATGGAGAAGAGTTTCCCTTTTTGGATTAATTGCAGTTTACACCCCTCAACAATTCAACTATTGGACTTTACACGTTAAACTTTCAATTTCAGCAATCTATTATCTTCAACTTTTAATCTATAGCACTATTAACAAATCAAGCTAAATCTCATCAAGAAAAGAATGATTGTACTAGTTTACCCTCAATTTCCCACTAAACATCCAAAAATACCCGTTTCATTTTCATATTAACAGAGTCAAATAAATCTTTAGGAGAGCCTTCAAATAtacaaccaaaacaaaaacaaaacataaCCCATGTCAAATTTCACCATCAACAACAAGTGCACTACCACCATAACTTCTTCTCACACCACCATAACATTTTCACCAATTTACCACCATACCACCTTATCATATCAAAcaattaaataccaaaaaatataCTAGACAAGAAAAAAGACCTTATTATCAGACCAAGCAAATTTAACACCCAAGAAAATCattagacaagaaaacaaaaaatagataaaaaaaattccataTCCAAATCTTGTCACCGCAAACAGCCACACCACCACTACCATCACCTCTGAACTTTACCACCATCAAACCTCTTAAAACTTGTCCGACGAATTAATCCCAAAAAATCAATAGACTAAAAGAATCAATAGCAAAATATCCCACATAGGTGGACCTTTACACACCATTACCATAACCTTTTGACCTCTTGAATCTACTAGTATGGCCATCTTTCCCTCcagaaaaaataaaaccttttttttttatcaacgcCATTTTCTTTAAATTCCAATCCTTAAACAACATATCTTGATTCTAACTCCTCCAAGATCCACTTTTTTGctccaaaataaaaataaaaaaattcacacCACCCTCACTCTGCTCCTCGTCTCTAGGATGGGAGGTGCAAAACCCTTCCCTAGGACAAAAAGTCAGAAGCATGAAGGGAATGGAGGGGGGAAAGGTGGTGGTATTATTCCTTCTTCTATGGGATTAAAGGCAACTGGACAAAAAGTGGggagttgaattttttttttttttgtctcaacGATAACATTTTTATAATCTACTCTAACCAATTCTAGGAGGAGAGGGAACCTAATCGACAGGAAACACCATCGGGGGAGTTGGGTTTTGCTACCATTGTTTTATGAGATAATTCTACAATAGGGTTTTGTGGGACTATGGTGGCTAATTCGCAAggcaggattttttttttttttttgaaatcctTTACTAATTAGCTAATTATTGGTGCCAAATTTGTGTGTCTATTTTATGGATAAAAAGTTATTTTTGGTACAAAAGATGACGATGGCCCTTTAATTGCCAAAGTTTAGTTGATTGTAGTAGATTGCCAAAAATCACAAGTTCAAAGTTGTTGGTTTTAGCTGCAAAGTGCAACTGCTGAATAGTTCAGGGGTGCAAACTGCAATTAACCCTTTTTTGTGtcatgttttatttattttttattttttcagtgCGTGCTCAATAATGCCTCTCGGAGTCATATTAAAAAGGCACTACTATATTCTTTTCTTTATCCCATCCCCCAAGTTCGGTGAAACGACAAATTGGCTTTTCAAATTTTAGCTTCACATATGAGAAGCAAAATCATTAATGCAAACACAACTTTTAGACACTTGAAAAGTCCCATATTTGACGTAATACTTCTATGACAGGGCAGGGGTAAAGCCTTTGTGAAAGTTACTCAGCATTTACAACGTATTATTAGGCAGGGTCAGCTTTGAAAATATGCTCCTCATATACATTAAGTAGCTTGTTTTAATGCTTATacttgcacaaaaaaaaaaaaaaaatagctccCTTGATAGTAATTTATCTTTCTTCTCGTGGCAAGTCATAATTAATGAGGAAACTGACGTTCACGGAAATGGAATCGACAGACAGAAAACTGCCAACCGTAGGAATGGAAGGACAACGAACGAGATAGGAACAAATTTGTGAAGCATCAAAACCGTAGGagttcttttcctccttttacATATACGTGTCGCGCATTCAAATATCGTGCATTCAATcatgataatatatacattgttaGTGTACATAAAATGTACTACTATTGTTTTTTGACGATGTTTAAACAAAGAGGAAAATTTATTGATTAGGCCGTCATCGCAACATTGAATTTGGTGGGAAAAAAATGTGAGAAGATTGGCTGTGATGAAATTCAtgattcccaaaaaaaaaatgatttgtaTCATTTTGCTGTTTGATAGCCTAGATAATCCATATTACAATGGTGTGGCTAAATCCACCCACACCCTTGTAACAAAATTGACCAAAGAGTTCATAGCATCATTTATGGGGCTGGGTAGAAACTTtttcagtaaaaaaaaaaaaattagcctttttttttaatgaaaatagaAGGTGTTGGATTTAAAATTTACATCATTAtgaattgttttaaaatttctcACATTGGTCATTCACTTAGATGGCATTTATTTTTCCCTCTTATTTATTAGAGAGAATTTTTTTAGGAAAATGTTAATGACATTCTCATATTTCTAATAGTTTTTTCACCTTTGATCTTTTTATCACTTGAATTGAGCAAGAATACCCCTATCTTTTATTGAATTTACAATCACCCCTTTTTATATAATTGGAAGATAAACAGTAGTAAAGGCATTTTTATTCTTgtacatgaatttaaaaaaaatgaagaagattgtcatttaaaaaaaaaaaaagagatgtcATCAACGTTTctctaaatacaatatatatatatatatatatatatatatatttcttcttttaatctttttttcttGTATCTCACCTCCAAGCCAAACACACTCACAAAAGATTCAAGGAATAGCTAGAATGTCTTttagttttctttaatttttggaGCATGCTTGCAATCTTGCATCATGTAAATCTTTAGGGGCACAAAATTGCCCTTTTGTTCGTTTCTTTTAGGACAGTGACATTTACCTAAGAAGGACCAAATATTGCTGGCTCCAAGGGTGCGTACCATACTACAAATATGAACGAGAATGCATTACATCATTGGTCAAAAGCAACTTCCTCCCAATTCTTCCTGCTAAAGTGATTTAAGAATACCACAAAACAAAACACAAATGTCACCAGATTAGCGAAGCAACGACGGGGCTAGATTTTTGTTATTCCTTTTTATACCACAAAAATTCGATGGAGTCGCGGCCACGATTTCgagggcttttttttttttttttttggaagaactGCCAAGATTTATAGGTCGATGTAAATTTATCTCAGAAAGGCAGCCTTGTCTTGTGCTGAGACATTTATTTAGGCTGGTAAATTCTCATAACTAAaattcttattttgttttaaataaaaggaaagttGAGTTGAGATATTTGCAAATCCCATTTACTCTTGCGTCATGAATAGTCATGCAGGTCCCATGGGATAATAATTATATGTCACTTATATGGCTATGTAGCAAAAAGCAACCTAGTTTACGTAGGATAGCTGATTCATGCCATTCCAACAAATGATCAATGACTCTCTCTCCTTCATTAATCTAAATTCCTATGGGTCATATTATATTGCCACATCACCCCCGAGGTTGGCTCGGCTGGTGCTGGGGAAGCCCCTTCAGGTCCTGACACCGAGTGGTGGCGGTTCGATCCCTGTTATCGTCGTGTGTCTTTTTGGGGGTGGAGGCACAAGTGCAATGGGAATAGTCGGATCCGGAAATATAATCCTGGAATTCTGGATACCCATTGtgtcagcaaaaaaaaaaaaaattatattgccACATCTCTATTCACGAAGTCAATTGGAGTTTGTCACGCAAGCAATTTATTCGATAGGAGATATCAATTTTGCCTCTTTGAGTACTTGTTTCGCACGGGAAATATTATTTgcactcaatttttttttattatttacgctcttactatttattttattatatagtttaataaatgaaaattatgtGATTACAATGATAATCGAAGTGTGGTTAACAAAAATAAGAGTGCAGATAATATCTCTCTTCTGAGAGTTCTAAAAGATTTTTCTGGgcttacaaattttttttcaattcatatTAGGCAATTATCAAGAAGGATGATATTTCTAAGAAAATGAAGAACCCAACACTTTTATATGTCAAAATAATATTTGTCATCTTGTCCTCAACCGATAGTTTCAAAGGTTGATCCGTACTtggtttttttcttctctttgttAGGTAATAGTTTGTTAATTCTCCAATTGAAAGACTTAAAATtatttatatacatatttttttttctgaggTAGAAAAGAATTTCAAACTTGCTAAGTATCCACATACATGAATGGACCTTGATTTGCccattcatttatttgtttaatcCAAATACCCTCAATttcatctcatcttggtcggcTTAAGCTCAGAAggccaaactttttttttttttttttaaaagaaaaaatttccgAATTATCCCTAAAgtgccatatatatatatatatatatatatatatatatatatatatatatatatatatatatatatatatatatatatgctaacATGCGTCTTATCAAAATCTTTTACCTAATAAGTAGAAACGTAACATCTTGTCCATCTCTCAAATGGAAAAAATTGTAACATTTTATCTccacaccttttttttttttttttgtgtgggaGACTTTTCTGCAACTTTATCAGAGGGATGCTGACGAATTAAAGTACGTTGACCCTTTTCAGctcattttttccattttactCGTATATAAATTATTGAAGTTAATTATAAAGTACTACTTAGACACATAGCATTTAACTGTAGTAATTGATTAATGAATCTtttaagaaagaaaactagaagAAAAAAGGTGTTTTAACGTCGAGATGGAATCCCTCGATCATCAGTAGAATTATTGTATTCAACAGTTGGAAAGCATGAAAATCTTATAGCAAGAGatggaaaaaaggggaaaaaaaaaagattcgtatgaaggaaatggagaaaggttttttcatttttagttatGTGGTATTAGCGATTAAGTTTGAGTGATGAGCAGAACGTACTTCAACTTCAAGTGGTTGTGTGATTTTAGCGGTCGAGTTGAAGTCTTAAATATGGCTATTGGTGAGGGGTTACGTAAAAGGACAGAAAAGAAATTGTCAAAAGCAGATTATTTGTACCAAAATATTCACCAGCTCTCCTTCTATTattgttaagatatttgtgacCCAAAATTTTGCTATTATTAGAATGTCCTGCTACGTAGATATACATCTTTACTTTCTTAATTTAGTAGCAAAGACGTGTCACTCTAATCAACTAAGTGGAGAAATGGCACTATGGCAGTACCTTAGAAGATCCAGCAAAACATATATACACTATCAAATATATGGTGATTTAAAGAATTGGCTGAACAGGTTTCCTTGTGAGTCCCCTTAGATTGCTCTTTG encodes:
- the LOC113739403 gene encoding uncharacterized protein, which produces MDGRGGCCIARYAGNTYDMSKMDRIMLRYRPIAPKPATNSSCSGSSTAENSGAYVKTGRAKRRYVRNSGKKKIASFSNGGVTKKCKCARKRKSPSPEENESMNGGRSTVSTGSVSGGDGVGVGVVTLPLLPETPETKQRSSSSSQERPARGASSRGVEKAKVPMWLNFEGGGSSQRDGKAGGMVGQPVRVVGTWVRVECVTETWAGVGLDDVYGGGLGCTDQEKLMNLDRDTCPGFVTEGMSRVVWVNRAYRAMVVGQEEAESSSSEVLVWLVMKEGFELPPKNWPAFTCRVRVVTCGKGNSSLTLPCDVWRLGGGHGFAWRLDTKAALSLGR